The DNA window tttcaatgcattcctatgggaaatggtgtttcacagaacgatgtttcaaacaacgttgatttttttggaaccaattaacatcgttgtgtgaggcaccactgtatactgtatagcATTTTAGATCTGAATACAGTCCTGACAGAATTATGAATGGACATTTCCAATAAAGAAAGCAGGTACAATTAGAAAATTCTTGAGTAAAGCTGACAGTAAAAATATGAGAAAAATTATGCATATTCATATATTCCATATACACAGAGCTACATgataaggaagaaggaagggtaCTGTAACAggctagagcagtgatggtgaacctttttgagcccgagtgtccAAACTGCAACATAAAACTGACTTatatatttcaaagtgccaacactgcaattaaacctgaatactgagtttttagtttagaaaaaacaactgcccctacactgcaatgtttaaatgcttggttttttccccctaggggcagtattaacagagaaatacttaccagtcctccaattcCTCATTGGATTATACCAGTCCAATGCCCGCCATTggacccctccgctggaccactgcaccagcagaggggagtgccaaaatgcacaatcagaggatgggtaagtatttctcaatggcaaCCCATGGCTCGTGTACCCACAGAGAGGGTTCtgagtgccagctgtggcacatatgccataggttcaccatcactgggctAGAGTATTACTGGCTTGCTATAGGCTATTTTCTTTTGAATTACATATGTTAAAAATGGGTTTCACTGATTTCCTAATTTCTTCAAAACATTTATGTAATATTCCCACATGCCTGTTAAAACTGAGACACAGTGTAAGTCACAATGTTAAAATTTATAGCTGGTTGCAGCTTCCCACAGTACTTTGAATAAAAACAGCATGGAGATTTGAATTATGGAAGGCTGATATATATGCAAACTGCATTACAAAATCATATATGAAAAAGGTAGTATCTTCTAAAAAAGTAAAGGAATTTAAAAATTACCTCTGCCAAAGTTATAAGAAGAGGATCAAACGGAAGTGTTTCAGGACTACAGTCCCAATGCAATTTGTGTTTTACAGAGCCATGAACTAACCTGAGATAAAAGAGAAAACTATAAAGCATTAGTGATAAAGTATCAAATTTTATGTCAGATACCTTTAAACCATTTTGTCACTATTAAAGCAATGTGAGTTCAAGACCTTTAATACCCTCTGAATTCTGTAGACTTTTGTACTCGCAAGACACTATTCTCCTTTGGAAGATAGTTCGAAGCCATCTCAATAAGAAACCAAGGCTGCAATTCTGGACatgtttacttgaaagtaagatCTGCTGAATTCAGTGAAATTTAGTCCTCAGTAGGCAAAATGTAGATTGTGTTATAAGAGGGTTTTCAAAAAAGGTAAACATTATTCCTTCTATGTTAAGATAATTACATctttaaaatacacagaaaataaTCTTTTACCAAAAACCACTGAAGAACAGTATTACGTAGTATGTAATGATACAGAATGCTGCTTAAATATTTTATGGTTTCTACTACAATTGTGCCAAAGCCTACATAAATGCTCATCAATAATGGTGTGACCATTTTAacaagagatgggggtatttatatatagtggtgcctcgtgGGACAATTAATCTACAAGATGATTAGTTTTTGctatcgctgttgcgcttcgcaagacgatgctttcctatggatgatttttgcaagacgacgattttttgcCGTTGGAACTcattaagtagatttcaatgcattccaatggggaatgcAAAGGAACAGAAACCCAGCATCCTTGCACACAAACGCAAATAAAGCTTACTTTAACTAGATGCCTGTTTAGATATTGCTTCCCCCACACTCTTGCTCCTCCTTCCTTGTTCTGCCTGCCATCCAGCTACTGCCTTTATTATTagccccttcttgttttcccGTTACTGAAACTTTCTTATTGTTAATCCCCACCCGGGTTGCCCAAgcagaagggggggagggggaatcttcCTAGGTAATTCTCCAAGCCGCACTATTTCCGTAACAAGAAGGGATTCCCCACTCACCCCGATGGCACAAAGGAAATCCCACGTGGTCATGTGGTCCGCCCCGCTCGACTCCAAAGTAGCTGGGAGCAAGGATTTCCCCACCTCCGAGCCGATGGGAAAACCAGAAAAGCAGAGCACCTGGCAAGTAGGGAAACCCGACAATCCGAACACCCGGCCATCTGGGATTTCCCCACTTAGCATCCAACAAGGAAATCCCAGAGGCAAGAACGTTGCTTAGTCCAGAAAGGGGATTTCTGCAATCAGCCAGCCAGGGAAATCATGCTGGGGGGAAATTGTGTGTAGCCGAAGCCAGGGCGTATTGTAAACTTAACTAGGGCTTTTCCCAATTAGTCACCCGGCAAGGGAGGATCCTTCCCGGCCACGTGGCCTCCCGCTGCACGCCGGAGAGTCACGGGCGCCATTCATGCAAAGGGGAGGGATTCCCCCCCAATCAACCCGATAGGAGCTGGGGCCAGGGAGTCTCGGGCACAAACGGGGAGATGGTTCTTCACGGAGAGGGGTCAGCTCAGGCAGCGCCACCGTGCACTATTGGCTCATGGAAGGAGGGTTCCCCCCAGGCCAGTAAGGTGATGATTTCCAGCACCCAGCGCCTGCACCTCTCCCCTCAAGCGGGAAGTAGTCAGCTGAACCGCCCAAGAGGTAAGGAAACCGAAGCCGCTTTATCACCGTGGGGGAAGTCAGTGCTGACCCCCCCCCAAGCCGCTGCTCCGGTGTCAGTTCTGGTCCTGTGCCCTGCTCCTTGGTTTGCTGCCCCCTGCTTGAGCCATGTGGCGCCCAGTGCCACAGGCAAGTGCGACAAGCTCCCTCCTGTCGCTCAAACACACAAAAGAGGGTGACAACAGGGATGCTCCTCTTTAAATACGCCACACTCGTCCTCATGCCCCTCGGCTACTCTCAGGGCAGcgccatggggctggaccctcattatcaacACCTGTGAGGGAGTATTTGTATGTGAATAGCCCCATTTATAATTTTAACCCAGTCTGATtggtttgtatgttttattcatcTCTCTTCACTGCAAGACCTGCCACTGCCCATTAGCTGCTAAGGGCATGAACAAGAATTGCTGCATAAATGTTTCATGAAATTTGAAATCATACATGTTTCTACCAACACCATCATCAAAAGTATTACTGATTTCTTGTTACACTTTTTTAACGGCGTAAAGAATTAAATCAGAACAAGAGAAAATCCTTCCTGTCTGTAAAATAATCCCATCAGTGGAAACATTTGGAATTGAAAGACTCTTCCCCACCATCCCCCAAGGGCTTCTCTAAGACTAAAGGGATCCCGTCAGAGCCTAGAGAAATCTGAGAAAGGGGGATTGGAACATTTTAATTTACGAAAAGCCACTGCACctggtgacatcatcagtcttacaCGATGTAAAGCTGGCATCAGGATTTCAGGCAAAGTTTGTATATTTCATTACTAAGATGCAACTCCTTGATGATGCGAGTCATTACTACCCAAATAAGACATAATATATTCACCTGACCATAACCAGATCCTGGTTAACAAAATCATGTATTCCAATGATCTGGATGTTCCCCTTTTGATTTCTTTTACTGTACTGTGGATTTTTCCTGcctcatatatactgtatatattccaAGATTCCGATTTAAGTTTGAAAACAGACATTATCTGTGCTCTGGCCATCTAAAGCCTACTGATTACTGAGGGCCTTTTTGCATTTCTGTCCAGTGATTATCAGTTTATTTGGAAAGCACAATGTGATGTTTTTTCATTGCCTTCTCAATGTCAGTGCTACAGTCAACAGTCATGGCTATCATCACAACTGCAGTGTGATAATCCACACCGAAGCCCCACTGGTACCCTCTATCTTTGGCTTTTGGTTGACACTTACATTCTTGCTGACCAAAGTCATATGATGTTTAGAGGTGATTTAGTTCTACAAGGCTCCATAGATCTCCAGGTCAAGCCTGCTTAAATAGATTCACACTGCTCACATGTGTACTATTCACTCCCAAGTGTTACCTGCAAGGAATGCCTCCTTTAGAATAAATGGCAGCAAATGCAGAAGGAGATCTCGACTGAACACTGAACTAGAATAAAAAGACAGTCACATGAGTAAAAAAAATGCTATATTCAGGTACAAATTAAATCAGGCACAAATTGTGGTAGGTTATTTAAAACTGGAATAATATTAACACAAGATGGGCACATCCCAGGCAAAATTAATCTCTCAGaaatcatcttcttcaacatTAAAtccttcccactgaaatcaagagCACTCAAAGATACTTATTGTGGTATGAACTATAACCATTGTGTCATATCTTACAACATGGCATACTTAAAGTAGTGTGATAAGTTTTCTTATAGAATTTTCTTATAAAAAAAGTTGCTCAGATATATTacagtacaaaaatattttatatgtagAATGAACTGAAGAGCACAATGTATATAATCTTGAAAAAACATACCAAGCAAGGATCCTTACCTTGTAGAATATCTTATCTTACCACATACTGAAAAAATCTTTGCAAAGAAGTGTTTCTGTGTAACAAAGTGTGTACTACGCGTATTTGCAAAAACAACTCTCCAACAATACTACaattatagaattatagaaaCTGGCTAAACAgcctttattttattatgtacGTCACTACAATGTGAGGTAAGTCACATTTACCCCCAGCAAGCAAATATGTCACATGTTATCTTGAAAACCACCACGGAGAGAGCTGTGTCATTCTTTCACCCCACCTTAACTAACAGGGGGCAAACATATGAAAATTAGGCATGCAACTGTCTCCTCCACCTATCTAAAAATAGAACCCAAGTCTATCTCTGAATGGTAACAGGAGCTGCCTCTCCACAAAAGtcaaagcagaggaaggaagttaTAAGTTATAAGAGCAGGAAGAAAGGAGGATCAAAAATCACCACCCTGAAGGCTGCAGTAATATGCAAACGCTAATTTCCCAAACTGTTAATAAAATGAACTTCCAACAATAAAGCTAACATGCATGGTATATTGGCTTAGATAAATAGGTGAATTCACATttgccttcttaaattaacaatgTTAAGAAACACACTAGAGAGGGAATGAACCAATAATTAGAGCTAAAGAACATTAATGCAGCAGAGAACAAAACAGAGGCACTGGCTTGTGTTTCCTGACTTGTGAAATAAGCTTCAAAGGAATCTTGTAAGAACCATGAGGTGCCATACTGCTCTGCCAGCAAACAGCAAAGTTCattctttaaatcagtggttcttaaccttgggttactcaggtgtttttgaactgcaactcccagaaactccagccagcacagctttaAATCTTATTCTTGCTATCATTAACCAAAATCCTGGTGCAACAGGGCTTGTGCTTCTCAGCTGATCCTCCCTTTCTTTCAGCACTGTCTTCATATATAACTTGTAGAAGAAACAGGATTAAGATCAGCCCTATCACTTTCCAAGTATGTAAAGTTATAGTTCTACTTACTGGATCAATTGTTTTAGGATTAAGTCTGTCACTGGGCCTGGGTTGTGGCTTAACTACAGCATCTGGTGTggaagaagcagatgtcttttgtTTCTCTGTCACATTCTTCTCTTTCATTAAAGGGCCAGAAGACATCCGTTTAGCAACATCCCCTGAGATACCAAACCATAatcataataatttttaaaatcaaacagtaGCTCATAGACAGAAGCAGCAAAAAAGATTAGTATCAttaaagaaatgagaaatgtttaaaTTAGGAACAAAACTTGAAAATAGCATAGCTGTCACTAAAAAGTAAAGACACAtacctgctgcttcctgcctcaAACTTGCGCCTCCGTATTTCTTCATTTGCTGCATGCCCCTTTAGGACACTTTATGTTCACCTGCAGCAGAGAAAAATTGATGCTAGTTCATTTCTCTTTGCTCTGCTTACTCTGTTAACACAAATCCTGAAAGGGTTATTCAGAGAGAATGGTTGTGACAGAGAACACATGAAAGATAGCGTATGCTGGAAGGGAAGAATATAAATAATCTATTTCTACTGGTcaactactattactattaataTATGATCATGATTTATCAGCAATTCTAGATATAGTGCCAGGGATATTTAAGGAAACCAATACAGGTCGCATCAAGCAGAAATTCTTGTCGCTGAATACCAGTTGGTGGCCCAGAGGAGGAAGGATTGCGTTTATGCGATGCTTAAGAGGCTTCTCCCGAGCAAAAGCGGCGCAGCCTAAGAGGTTCGTTGTGCTGCAACCGCCGGGGCCGCCCGTGCTGAAGGCAGGAAACGACACCTTGCCTTTCCTGAAGGGCCGCCACACCCTTCTTTGCCATGG is part of the Pogona vitticeps strain Pit_001003342236 chromosome 5, PviZW2.1, whole genome shotgun sequence genome and encodes:
- the PACRGL gene encoding PACRG-like protein isoform X4 → MQQMKKYGGASLRQEAAGDVAKRMSSGPLMKEKNVTEKQKTSASSTPDAVVKPQPRPSDRLNPKTIDPFSVQSRSPSAFAAIYSKGGIPCRLVHGSVKHKLHWDCSPETLPFDPLLITLAEAHSDGEVFERGLSALVQLSAVIGPSLNDHLKHLLSSLSKRQMSKKYKEQITEVLQKLELYGGKDGFLALQGAKMAAPMEGLRWTESLAIIKSKIPTYCSISC
- the PACRGL gene encoding PACRG-like protein isoform X3, whose amino-acid sequence is MQQMKKYGGASLRQEAAGDVAKRMSSGPLMKEKNVTEKQKTSASSTPDAVVKPQPRPSDRLNPKTIDPFSVQSRSPSAFAAIYSKGGIPCRLVHGSVKHKLHWDCSPETLPFDPLLITLAEGLRETRHPYTFVSKEGFKELLLVEGAAQKVIPLLPRLIPVLKAALLSKRQMSKKYKEQITEVLQKLELYGGKDGFLALQGAKMAAPMEGLRWTESLAIIKSKIPTYCSISC
- the PACRGL gene encoding PACRG-like protein isoform X6, coding for MQQMKKYGGASLRQEAAGDVAKRMSSGPLMKEKNVTEKQKTSASSTPDAVVKPQPRPSDRLNPKTIDPFSVQSRSPSAFAAIYSKGGIPCRLVHGSVKHKLHWDCSPETLPFDPLLITLAEAHSDGEVFERGLSALVQLSAVIGPSLNDHLKHLLSSLSKRQMSKKYKEQITEVLQKLELYGGKESLAIIKSKIPTYCSISC
- the PACRGL gene encoding PACRG-like protein isoform X5, giving the protein MQQMKKYGGASLRQEAAGDVAKRMSSGPLMKEKNVTEKQKTSASSTPDAVVKPQPRPSDRLNPKTIDPFSVQSRSPSAFAAIYSKGGIPCRLVHGSVKHKLHWDCSPETLPFDPLLITLAEGLRETRHPYTFVSKEGFKELLLVEGAAQKVIPLLPRLIPVLKAALLSKRQMSKKYKEQITEVLQKLELYGGKESLAIIKSKIPTYCSISC